In Elaeis guineensis isolate ETL-2024a chromosome 1, EG11, whole genome shotgun sequence, a genomic segment contains:
- the LOC140856004 gene encoding histone deacetylase 19-like, with protein MGTEGNSLTSVIRMDGMKQWVCYFYEPEVGNYYYGQGHPMKPHRIRMIHIFLYHYDLLNRMHVICPILAMTAISTASMLTTTSPSSALSHPRPSMTSFAPSTTSITSMTPIFDGFFAFYQIYIGVSISGRTIPTFTGGPREYKNKKY; from the coding sequence ATGGGAACTGAAGGTAACTCTTTGACGTCGGTTATCAGGATGGATGGGATGAAGCAGTGGGTGTGCTATTTCTATGAGCCAGAGGTGGGGAACTACTACTATGGGCAAGGGCACCCAATGAAGCCCCATCGGATCCGGATGATCCATATTTTTCTTTACCACTACGACCTCCTCAATCGCATGCACGTCATTTGCCCTATCCTTGCCATGACTGCGATCTCTACTGCTTCCATGCTGACGACTACGTCGCCTTCCTCTGCACTATCACATCCGAGACCCAGCATGACCAGCTTTGCACCTTCCACCACTTCAATAACGTCGATGACCCCTATCTTTGATGGCTTTTTTGCCTTCTACCAGATCTACATCGGTGTCTCCATCTCGGGGCGGACCATACCAACTTTTACAGGGGGGCCaagagaatataaaaataaaaaatattaa